One Nicotiana sylvestris chromosome 12, ASM39365v2, whole genome shotgun sequence genomic window carries:
- the LOC138883295 gene encoding uncharacterized protein yields the protein MKNKQEPLKPLSPKRTVNVISGGEEINGVTYTTAKKVSKITVTHGKRVRKVLEEESIIFDDADADGVLTPHNDALLISLLVHDTNVKRVLIDPSSSVNIILLRVVNEMQAEDKLIPKAYTLSGFDNSSVVTKREIILTTYAEGVVKDTKFQVVEMDVAYNMILGRP from the coding sequence ATGAAGAACAAGCAGGAGCCCCTTAAACCCCTTTCACCAAAGAGGACAGTTAATGTCATAAGCGGAGGAGAAGAAATTAATGGCGTAACATATACAACAGCCAAAAAGGTTTCAAAAATTACAGTCACACACGGGAAGCGAGTTCGAAAGGTTTTGGAAGAAGAAAGTATTatatttgatgatgcagatgcagaCGGCGTGCTAACCCCGCACAATGACGCATTgttaatatctttacttgtacatgacactaatgtgaaacgagttttaaTTGATCCAAGTAGCTCCGTGAATATCATTCTGCTAAGAGTGGTAaatgaaatgcaagctgaagataagctAATACCCAAGGCATACACCTTATCTGGTTTTGACAACTCGAGCGTCGTAACAAAAAGGGAGATAATACTCACCACGTAcgcagaaggagttgtcaaagacacaaaatttcaggtggtagagatggacgtggcttacaatatgattctcggtAGACCATGA